A window of Geothrix edaphica genomic DNA:
CACCGTGGCGCCGGTCTCCAGGCAGAGGTTCTGGTCCCGCTCCAAGTCCCGGGGGTAGCTGGCCAGGTCCTCGCCGGGGCCGAACTGGTTCGGATTCACGAAGATGGATACCACCGTGGCGTCGCAGCGGGCGGCGCTCTGGCGGATGAGGGCCCCGTGGCCCTCGTGGAGGAACCCCATGGTGGGGACGAAGCCGATGCGCTTGCCCTCGTCCCGCAAGGGCCTCAGGAGAGAACGGAGATCAGCGATGGTGCGGACGACACGCATGGACAAAAACGGAATCCTTCAGAAAGCGCCTGTCAGTTTACCAAGGGCGCAATCAGGGGTGCCACTGGGTCAGAACCGGACGAACAGCTTCTGGAAGGGTATAGGATTCCCGGCCGTCGGGGAACCCTCCGGAGCGCACATCCTCGGCCCAGAGGGCCAAGGCGTCTCGCAGGTCTTGGAATCCTTCGGCATAACGCCGCACGAATTTCGGGGAAGAACCGGGCAGCAGGCCCAGCACGTCGTGGATGACCAGCACCTGGCCCGAGCACTGGGGGCCGGCCCCGATGCCGATGGTGGGGATCTCGACGGTTTCCGTCACCTTGGCCGCCAGGTCGGCGGGGATGCCCTCCAGCACCATGCTGAAGCAGCCCGCCTCCTGCAGCTTCTGGGCGTCCTCCAGCAGGCGCAGGGCGTCGCCCTTGTGCTTGCCCTGCACCTTGAAGCCGCCCATGGGGTTCACGCTCTGGGGGGTGAGGCCCAGGTGGCCCATGACGGGGATCTCGGCGTCGATGAGGGCATGGATCATGGGCAGGCGCTTGGCCCCGCCCTCGAGCTTCACAGCCTGGGCCCCGCGCTGGAGGAAGCCCCCGGCGTTCCGCAGGGTGTCCTCCACGCTCAGGTGGAAGCTCAGGTAGGGCATGTCCGCCACCAGCATGGCCGTGGGCTGGGTGCGGGCCACGGCCTCCAGGTGGTGGTTCATCATGGCCATGCTGACGGGCAGGGTGTTCTCGAAGCCCAGGCACACGTTCCCCACGCTGTCGCCCACGAGGATGATGTCCACCCCGGCGGCGTCCGCGATGCGGGCCGTCACGGCGTCGTAGGCCGTGGTCATCACGAGCTTCCGTCCTGCGTGGTGCCAGGTGTGCAGCTGGGGAAGGGTGACGCGGGGGCGCGCGTCCGCAGGCAGGTGGCTCATGGGGTCTCCGCTGGAAGGTCGAAGCCGTGGGCCTCTATGAAACCACCAAATGGCGGAAGGAGGATGGACAGGATTAAAAACCTGATTAACAGGATTTAGACATAGATGGTTATATTCCAGAGAACATCTGCAGCCCTGATTCTGACTCTGAAAAAAACCCTGATCCGGTGGCACTGAAATCAGGCGTTTTTGGAACTTTGTTGACCCTATTCCGGTTTTTTCACTCGCCTTCGGGCACGGCGGGCAGGTTCATCTGGGTGGGGGTCCAGTCCTGGAGGGGGTCGGCGCGGTCGGGGAGGACCCAGCGGAGGCCGGCGGCTTCGACGGTCTGGCGGAAGCGGTGCAGGTCCTCGCGGCCCAGGAAGGCCGTGCCCTGGGACTCGGGCAGGCGGGACCAGAGTTCCTGGAAGCTGGGGAAGGCGTCCTGCAGGCGGGCCTTGGCGCCCAGCTTCTCGCCGCGCTGGAGCAGGAGCTGCGCCCCCTCGGTGCTGGCCTCCACCACCTGGGCCGGGAACTGCAGGTCCCGGCCGGCGGCCAGGACCTCGCTCCAGGCGTGCAGTGCCTCCTCCGCCACGGCCTCGGTGGACGGCACCGTGGACAGCAGCAGGGCGTGGGCCCGGTGCCACTCCAGGTCCAGCCAGCGGGAGCCGGCGCCCTCCACCGGACCCTTCAGGTTCTCGAGGATGGCCCAGCCCTGCTCCGGCGCCTCCTGCCGGGCGCGCTGGGACTCCCGCGCCAGGGCCTGGGCCAGGCGGAGCTGGGCCAGGCGATGCCGCCAGAGCATGCCCGAGGCCTCGAACTGGTCCGCGGCGGCCTTGAGGAGCCGGGCCGCGTCCCGCCAGGCCCCGCGGAACCGGGCCACCTCGCCCTGCAGCATGGTGTGGTCGCCCTGCTCCTCCGGCGCCAGGAGCGTCCGGCTGGCGCCCACGGCCTGGAACTGCGCGTGGTCCGCCGCCACCGGATCGCCCATGGCCGCGAAGGTGCGGGCCCGCCAGATCTGGATCATGGCCACCTGGGCGGCGTCCCCCAGGCGCTGGGCCTGGCCCAGGGCGCGGTCGAGGTGGGTGCTGGCGGGGGCCAGGAACTGCTGGAGGCTGCGCACGGTGCCGAGGGCCAGGTGGCACTGGCACTGGAGGCCCAGGTCGCCCTGCATGCGGGCGGTCTGGAGGGCCTCCTGCAGCAGGGCGATGCAGGGCTCGGCCTGGCCCTGGCCGAGGCGCACCTGGGCCAGGGCGATCTGGGCGGGCACCAGGCCGCGGAAATCCTGACCGTGCTCGAGCAGGCGCCGGGCCGATTCGAGGAGATCCGCCGCGCGCTGGAACTGCCCCTGGGCGCCCAGGGCTCGGCCCAGGGCCGTGAGCAGGGCGGCCTGGTCCTGGGGCTGGGGTCGGCCGCCGCCACTCTGGCCTTGGGGATGCAGGCCCTCCTCCAGGGCGCGGATCCCCTTGGTCAGGTGGCCCTGGAGCAGGTGGAGCTGGCCCAGGGCCAGCCGCAGCCGGGGCTGCTCGGGGTGCAGGGGGTGGTCCTTCAGGCGCTCGGCGGCGGCCATGACGGGCTCCTGGGCCTCGGCGGGCCGGCGGAGCTGGAGCAGGAGCATGGCCCGCTTCCGCAGCACCCGGGCCTCGGCCAGGCGGACGCCCTCGTGGAAGGCGGCCCGGCCCAGGGCCTCGAGCGCGTGCTCGAGGGCCACCAGGGCGCGCTCCGCGACGGAGGGCGCGGAGCCTTGCCCTTCGGCGGGGGGCGCCTGGGAGCCCGCGGCCCAGGCATCCGCCAGATGCTCGTGCAGGCGGGCCTCGTCCCAGGGGCGGGGCTGGAGCTGGAGGGCCTGCTCCACCATGCGCTGGGCCTCCTGGGGCGGCGCGGGCGGGTGGTGGTCGAGGGCCTCCAGCACGGTGGCCAGGGCGGTGGCCTCGTCCGAGGCCAGGGCCTGGAGCGTGACGGAGTGGGCCACGGGGCCGCCCTGCTCCTGGATCACGGCCAGGAGGGCGCGGGCCAGCCGCTTGAGCTCGGCCTGGGGCGTGTGGGCCAGCACCAGCTCCCGCCAGCGGGGATCCGGCAGCAGGGCCTGGCCGCCCTGCAGCTGCACCAGCCGCGAGCCCAGGGCGCCCTGCTGGGCGTCCTCCAGCGCATCGCCCGCGAGCCCCAGGAGGCGGCCGAGAGAGCTGGAGGGCATGGGCCGCTCGGCCAGGGCCAGCAGGCGCACCAGGGTGGCCGCCGCGGGCGTCAGGCGCTGAAGGCGGCCCAGGAAGACCTGCTGCACCAGGTCGGCTTCGGCCTTCAGGGTGGTGGGCCGGCCGGGGGCGAGGGTCCAGTGGTCCTGCTCCCAGCCCAGGGCGCCCTCCTGCTGGGCCAGCTCGAGGAAGTTCCGCAGCAGGCCGGGGTTGCCGAGGCTCTGGGTGAGCAGGTCCGCCACGTAGGCGTCCGGCAGGGCGTGGCGGCCCAGCAGGTCATCCAGGATGTGGCGCAGGTCCTCGTCCTCCAGGCGGTTGACGCCCACCAGGGCGGCGGCGGCCTCCTGGCGCAGGTCGGCAATGAGGGGCTTCAGCCCGGCGCCCTGGGCCCCGGTGGTGAGGGAGAGCAGCCAGGGCAGCTCCGAGCGGTGGACCAGCTCCCGCACCAGGGCCAGCACCTCGGGGGTGGCGCGCTCCAGATCCGAGAGGTGGATGAGGCGGGGATGCAGGAGGCGGGCGAAGTCCAGGGCCTCGAGGGCGGCCTTCACCTCCTCGGGCTCGGGGCCGGCCTCCTGGCGGTTCAGGTGGCGGCCGCCGGTGAGGAAGGCGAAGGCCTGCATCCGCAGGGACAGGGCCCGGGCGGCCTCGGGGCGCTGGGCGTAGAGGTCCGCCTCGCTGCCCGCCAGCAGGGCCTCCAGCAGCCGGCCCAGGAACCGCCCGGCGGGTTCCTCCGTGGAGGCCTCCAAGTGGTGCACCCAGATGCCTTCGCCCTCGGCCACGGCGCAGGCCCAGGCGGCCAGGTGGGCCTTGCCGACGCCCTCCTCGCCCTGGAGGAGGACGATGCGCTCCATGGGGATGGGGGCGTTGAGGCCGAGCATGAGGGACTTGAGGTAGGGCAGCTCCTGGACCCGTCCGCGGAGCGGCCGGGCGATGAGCTCGGACAGGTCCCGGGCGTGGGTCCAGGGCAGGTCCTCGGCCAGGGCGGGCGTGGGCACCGTGGCGGGCAGGAGGGCCGTGAGCCCGGGCAGGCCCCAGGGGGCATCGCCCAGGGTCCGGGGGATCTGGGTGAGGCCGGGCCGGAAGGTGAGGGCCTCGGGATGGAGGAAGCGGGGGTGGAGGTCGCGCTCCAGCTGCCGCGCCAGGTGGGCGACCAGGGCCTGGCGCTGGGCGGGGCCCCAGCCGGGCCAGAGGCGGGCGAGGGGCGTGCCCTGGAGGGCCTGGAGGTGCCAGGCCTGCTCGCCGTCGAAGCCGAAGTGGCCGATGACCGGATCGAGGGGATCGGCGTCGAGGAAGCGGGCGAGGAAGGTGTCGCGCAGCTGGTCGAGCTCGCGGTCCGGGGGCAGGGGCGACCAGAGCTGGGCGAGGAAGCGGGCGCCGTCGAGCTCCCGCCGCAGCAGCTGGAAGGTGCAGCCCGGCCCCTGGCCCAGGTCCATGAGCCAGGTGTACCGGTGCGTCCCGAGAAAGCGCGTCACATCCACGGATGCGGCTTTCGCGCGGGTTCAGCGGGACGGAGGGGCATGGCCGAGAGTGTACCCGGCACCTAGCGGCTGAAGAAGGGATCCAGGATGACGGCCGCGGTGAGGACGAGGGCGAAGAGGTTGATGTTCATGAAGACGCGGCGGTAGAGGGGGGCGTCCTGGCCCTCCTTCAGCAGCGGCAGGGAGCCGGCGATGAGCCAGGCGGCGCCGAGGCCCAGCATGATCTCCGCCGGCCAGGACACCAGCACCCGGAAGATGGGGAGCAGGCCGCAGGCGGCGGCGGTGCCGCAGGTCCAGGTGAAGGTCAGCCGCGACAGGCGCGCCCGGCCGAAGACCGAGACCAGCGTGGGGAAGCCCGCCTTCTCATAGCCCTCGGCATGGAGGCCCACCAGCAGCCAGAAGTGCGGCACCTGCCAGATGAAGAAGACGAAGGCCAGGGCCAGGACCGAGGGATGCGCCACGCTGCCGCCCGCGGCGGTCCAGCCGATGGCCGGGGGCAGGGCCCCGATGAGCGAGCCCGGCACCACGGCGAAGGCACTGAGGCGCTTCAGGGGCGTGTAGAAGCCGTTGTACCAGCCCAGGGCCAGGGCCCCCAGCAGGGCCGAGGTGAGGTTGTGGGCCGTCAGCAGGACCAGGAAACCGGATACGGCCAGGATCACCGCCACGAGGGCGGCCCGGCCTGCGGAGATGTCGCCGTGGGGGATGGGCCGGCCCGCCGTGCGGGGCATCATGGCGTCGTAGCGCCGCTCCTGCACCTCATTGAGGGCGCTGGAGCCCATGGCCAGGAGCAGGATGCCGATGAGGGTCGTGATCAGCCCGGCGTCCGCCCCACGAAGGAAGGCCACATAGCCCGCCGCCGCCGTGAAGGTGGAGGCCCCGGAGATGCGCAGCTTGGTCAGCTCGAGGAAAGTCGAGACTGGGCTGGGCTTGGACAGGGGGAGGGCGGCCACGCTCAAGAGGATGCTCCTAGTTCAAGGTCTTGATGTAGCGCACGACCTCGTTGAGTTCCTGTTCCGTCATCGGCGTCCGGGGCATGGCGGGCGGATAGCCGCGCACCACCTGGTCCATGGGGTTGGTGATGGCCCGGCGCAGGTAGGGTTCGTCCACGGTGACGGCGCGCGCGGTGCCGGCCACGAGGACCTCCTGCTGCCGGCCGAAGAGGGCCTTGAGCGTGGGGCCCACCTTGGGCTTGCCGTCCACGGAGTGGCAGGCGAGGCAGCCCTTGGCAGTCAGCACGGCGAGGCCGGGCGGCAGGTCCTTGAGGTCCGGGTGGGCCTCGGCGGTGCGGATGGCCTTGCCGGGTTCGGGAGCATCCTCGCCGCCGAAGTACCAGGCCTTGAACTCGTCCTCGGGCACCACGATGACCTTGCTCAGCATCAGGCTGTGGTCCACGCCGCAGATGACCGTGCACTCGATGTCGTACGAGCCCAGCTTGGTGGCCTGGAACCAGGTGGTGTTGGTGCGGGCGGGCACGGCATCGATCTTCAGGCGGAACGAGGGGATGAAGAACCCGTGCACCACGTCGGCGCTGTGGACGTCCATCTTCATGGGCTTGTTGATGGGGGCGAAGAGGACCTTGCTCTTCTTGCCGTTGGGGTATTCGAAGGACCAGCTCCACTGGCGGGCGGTGACGTTCACGACCATGGCGTCCCGGGGGGCCTGGCGCATGTACTCGTAGTTGGTCCAGCCGTAGTAGAAGATCGACAGGAACAGCACGAGGGGGATGCTGGTCCACAGGATCTCGAGGCCCAGGTGGCCCTCGATCTGCTCGGCGACCGGGTGGCGCTTCTTGCTGTAGCGCACCACGAAATAGATCATCAGCGCCGTGATGAAGATGAGGAACGCGACGGAGAGGCCGAACACGTAGAAGAAGACCGCATCGGACTTCTGGGCCGAAAGGGCGGCTTGATTCATCCAGTCCATGGGTGCCTCAGTGGAAAGCGACGTCGGAGAAGAGCAGGGCGAAGAAGATCAGCAGCGTGCCCAGGGTGACCAGGACCACGATCTTGAGCAGCGGTCCCTCGTATTTCAGGTGCATGAAGAAGTAGAAGACCAGGCCGGCCTTGAGGGGGGTCAGCGTGAGCAGGCCCCAGACGGCGTAGGTCTGGCTGACGTGGCTCATGCCCACCAGACAGGCGGTGAGGACCAGGAGGGCCACCCAGACCTTGATGAAGGTGCCGTAGCCCGGGTGTTCGTCCGGGTGCTCGGGCTGCGGTACGGTGTTGAGGTCGGCGGAGTGCGCGTGTTCGCTCATGGTCATGCCCTTACGCGGCCAGGTAGAACAGCGGGAGGAGGAAGATCCAGATCACGTCCACCAGGTGCCAGTAGAGGCCGCCGTTCTCCAGGTGTACGTAGCGGTCCTGGCGGATGCGGTCCGTGGCCACCCACCAGAGCATGACGCCCAGGACCGAGAGCCCGGCGATGACGTGGAGGCCGTGCAGCCCGGTCATCGTGAAGTAGAGGCCGAAGAAGACCTGCTCCCCCGGGGGCAGCGTGGCCAGGTGGGCGGAGTTGGGATAGAGGCCGTGGTGGAACTTGGCGGCCCACTCGAAGGACTTGATCACCAGGAAGGTGAGCCCGAGGACCAGGGTGGTGCCGAGGAAGGCCATGGCCCGCTTCTTCTCGGCCCGCTGGACGGCCACGATGGCGAGCACCACCGTGAGGCTGCTGGTGAGCAGCACCAGGGTGTTGATGACGCCCAGGGTGGCGTTCAGCTCGGCGCCGCCGTGGTGGAACTCCATGGGGTACTTGTACCGCATGTACGAATAGCCGATGAAGAGGCCGCCGAAGAGGACGATCTCCGTCACCAGGAACAGCCACATGCCGAGCCGGGCGCCGAAGTCGTCGCGGTGGACGTGCTCGCTCATTTGGACTCCTGCTCGAACTCGTAGGGGCCGTGGGTGATGGTGGGGATGGTCTCGAAGTTCTCCTGGATGGGCGGGCTGGCGATGGTCCACTCCAGCGTCACGCCGCCCCAGGGGTTGTCCTCGGCCTTCTCACCCTTGAACAGCGCGTAGAGCAGCGTCCCGAAGTAGATCAGGAGGCCCAGCACCAGCAGCCAGCTGCCCACGGTGGCCACGACGTGCATGGTGTGGAACTGGGGCAGGTGGACATAGTAGCGGCGGGGCATGCCCATCATGCCGAGGATCAGCATGCCGAAGTAGAGCAGGTTGAAGCCGATGAACATGGGGAACCAGGAAACGTAGATGGCCTTCTTGGAATACATCCGCCCGAACATCTTGGGGAACCAGTAGAGCAGGGCCGCGAAGAACCCCATGCCGGTGCCGCCGAACATCACGTAGTGGAAGTGGCCCACGATGAAGTAGGTGTCGTGGATGTGGACGTTGATGGCCAGCGCGCCCTGCATGACGCCCGTGAGGCCGCCGATGGCGAAGAGGAAGATGAAGGTCAGCGCGAAGAGCAGGGGCGGCTGGAAGTCGATGCTGCCCTTGTAGAGGGTGCCCACCCAGTTGAAGACCTTGATGGCGCTGGGCACCGCCACGATCATCGTCAGCAGCGAGAACAGCATGGTGGCCAGGTTGCTCATGCCGGACGTGAACATGTGGTGCGCCCACACCAGGCTGCCCACGCCGGCGATGGCCATGCTGGAGAACGCGATGGCCTTGTAGCCGAAGATCGTGCGCTTGGAGAAGGTGGGGATGATCTCGGTGATGGCGCCCATGGCCGGCAGGATCATGATGTAGACGGCCGGGTGCGAGTAGATCCAGAACAGGTGCTGGTAGAGCAGGGGATCCCCGCCCTTGGCGGGATCGAAGATGCCGATGCCGAAGAAGCGCTCGAGGATCACCAGCACCAGCGTGATGGCCACGATGGGGGTGGCCAGCAGCTGGATCCAGGACGTGGAGTACAGCGCCCAGCACATGAGGGGCATGCGGAACCACTTCATGCCCGGGGCCCGCAGGCGGTGGATGGTGGTGATGAAGTTGATGCCCGTCAGCATGGACGAGAAGCCCAGGATGAATGCGGCGAACACCGCCAGGCTCACGTTGGTGCCGGTCTTCAGGCTGAAGGGGGCGTAGAAGGACCAGCCGGTATCCGGGGCGCCGCCGCCGGTGAAGAGCGACAGGACGGCGAGGATGGCTCCGGCCATGAAGAAGTACCAGGACGCCAGGTTCAGGCGGGGGAACGCCACATCCTTGGCGCCGATGAGGATCGGCAGGAAGAAGTTTCCGAAGACGGCGGGCAGGCCCGGGATGACGAACAGGAAGATCATGATCACGCCGTGCAGCGTGAACAGGGCATTGTAGGTCTGGGCGGTGATGAGCTTCTGGAAGGTGGTCAGCTGCACCAGGCGCATGACGAAGCCGACGCCCATGGCGATGAGGAAGAAGCTGATCATCGAGTAGAGGTAGAGCACCCCGATGCGCTTGTGGTCGGTGGTGGTCAGCCAGGCCAGGAGGCCCTTGCGCTTGCCGGTGTCCACCA
This region includes:
- the panB gene encoding 3-methyl-2-oxobutanoate hydroxymethyltransferase, with the protein product MSHLPADARPRVTLPQLHTWHHAGRKLVMTTAYDAVTARIADAAGVDIILVGDSVGNVCLGFENTLPVSMAMMNHHLEAVARTQPTAMLVADMPYLSFHLSVEDTLRNAGGFLQRGAQAVKLEGGAKRLPMIHALIDAEIPVMGHLGLTPQSVNPMGGFKVQGKHKGDALRLLEDAQKLQEAGCFSMVLEGIPADLAAKVTETVEIPTIGIGAGPQCSGQVLVIHDVLGLLPGSSPKFVRRYAEGFQDLRDALALWAEDVRSGGFPDGRESYTLPEAVRPVLTQWHP
- a CDS encoding protoheme IX farnesyltransferase, encoding MAALPLSKPSPVSTFLELTKLRISGASTFTAAAGYVAFLRGADAGLITTLIGILLLAMGSSALNEVQERRYDAMMPRTAGRPIPHGDISAGRAALVAVILAVSGFLVLLTAHNLTSALLGALALGWYNGFYTPLKRLSAFAVVPGSLIGALPPAIGWTAAGGSVAHPSVLALAFVFFIWQVPHFWLLVGLHAEGYEKAGFPTLVSVFGRARLSRLTFTWTCGTAAACGLLPIFRVLVSWPAEIMLGLGAAWLIAGSLPLLKEGQDAPLYRRVFMNINLFALVLTAAVILDPFFSR
- the coxB gene encoding cytochrome c oxidase subunit II, whose protein sequence is MDWMNQAALSAQKSDAVFFYVFGLSVAFLIFITALMIYFVVRYSKKRHPVAEQIEGHLGLEILWTSIPLVLFLSIFYYGWTNYEYMRQAPRDAMVVNVTARQWSWSFEYPNGKKSKVLFAPINKPMKMDVHSADVVHGFFIPSFRLKIDAVPARTNTTWFQATKLGSYDIECTVICGVDHSLMLSKVIVVPEDEFKAWYFGGEDAPEPGKAIRTAEAHPDLKDLPPGLAVLTAKGCLACHSVDGKPKVGPTLKALFGRQQEVLVAGTARAVTVDEPYLRRAITNPMDQVVRGYPPAMPRTPMTEQELNEVVRYIKTLN
- a CDS encoding cytochrome C oxidase subunit IV family protein; protein product: MSEHAHSADLNTVPQPEHPDEHPGYGTFIKVWVALLVLTACLVGMSHVSQTYAVWGLLTLTPLKAGLVFYFFMHLKYEGPLLKIVVLVTLGTLLIFFALLFSDVAFH
- a CDS encoding cytochrome c oxidase subunit 3 family protein, which encodes MSEHVHRDDFGARLGMWLFLVTEIVLFGGLFIGYSYMRYKYPMEFHHGGAELNATLGVINTLVLLTSSLTVVLAIVAVQRAEKKRAMAFLGTTLVLGLTFLVIKSFEWAAKFHHGLYPNSAHLATLPPGEQVFFGLYFTMTGLHGLHVIAGLSVLGVMLWWVATDRIRQDRYVHLENGGLYWHLVDVIWIFLLPLFYLAA
- a CDS encoding cytochrome c oxidase subunit I yields the protein MTTHAATAQPSYLVDTGKRKGLLAWLTTTDHKRIGVLYLYSMISFFLIAMGVGFVMRLVQLTTFQKLITAQTYNALFTLHGVIMIFLFVIPGLPAVFGNFFLPILIGAKDVAFPRLNLASWYFFMAGAILAVLSLFTGGGAPDTGWSFYAPFSLKTGTNVSLAVFAAFILGFSSMLTGINFITTIHRLRAPGMKWFRMPLMCWALYSTSWIQLLATPIVAITLVLVILERFFGIGIFDPAKGGDPLLYQHLFWIYSHPAVYIMILPAMGAITEIIPTFSKRTIFGYKAIAFSSMAIAGVGSLVWAHHMFTSGMSNLATMLFSLLTMIVAVPSAIKVFNWVGTLYKGSIDFQPPLLFALTFIFLFAIGGLTGVMQGALAINVHIHDTYFIVGHFHYVMFGGTGMGFFAALLYWFPKMFGRMYSKKAIYVSWFPMFIGFNLLYFGMLILGMMGMPRRYYVHLPQFHTMHVVATVGSWLLVLGLLIYFGTLLYALFKGEKAEDNPWGGVTLEWTIASPPIQENFETIPTITHGPYEFEQESK